In Paenibacillus sonchi, a single genomic region encodes these proteins:
- a CDS encoding response regulator, with amino-acid sequence MQKVLIVDDEEVLRMLIEDTLEDLENVEIHTAENGAEALTRLSGQLYDLVILDYMMPEMTGIEVLEALDIEQKNAMPILMLTAKAQENDRSKARDAGARFFMPKPFSPMELLQIVEGILHENSETL; translated from the coding sequence ATGCAAAAAGTACTTATAGTGGATGATGAAGAGGTTCTGCGGATGCTGATTGAAGACACGCTGGAGGATCTGGAGAATGTGGAGATTCATACGGCCGAGAACGGCGCCGAGGCATTAACTAGGCTGTCCGGGCAGCTGTACGATCTGGTTATTCTGGATTATATGATGCCCGAGATGACCGGAATTGAAGTGCTGGAGGCGCTGGACATCGAACAAAAAAACGCCATGCCCATCCTGATGCTGACCGCCAAGGCGCAGGAGAACGACCGCAGTAAGGCCCGGGATGCCGGAGCGCGCTTTTTCATGCCCAAGCCGTTCAGCCCTATGGAACTCCTGCAAATTGTGGAGGGCATTCTACATGAGAACAGCGAAACTCTCTAA
- a CDS encoding diguanylate cyclase, with protein sequence MDDEQDEAHPMLQGSSPPGTEPFHGIHHQHEILIIDDDVELVAFLRESLEKQSYYVSIALSAERGLKIFYESKPDLILLDILLPDQSGIDVLRQIIGKAKKERIPIIIVSGEHSKDIQMYAYSLGVMDYLPKPLDIDLFLVLIKNRFELKREWQESVIVDELTGAFNRKYFNQTMKRLVSDFRRTGRIFSVALMDLDHFKHVNDTYGHLVGDEVLQTFSEAVRRSIRVEDTFCRFGGEEFALFMPNTDSASALLVVQRIQREFAARSFTAKKEQFHVTFSAGITEVREALHEPDRLIGEADQALYASKAEGRNRTTLYTKQLGTGQEESLLNVIVVDDDALIRRIVTQHFAVWEPAGIGHVKVSSYAGGPQFLKSDWYVQGGKYIILLDGIMPELDGLEVLERIRSSYPEVNILVIMLTGRNNQRDIIHALQMGADDYVVKPFHLPELLSRIERLAHRFLF encoded by the coding sequence TTGGACGATGAGCAAGATGAAGCGCATCCGATGCTGCAGGGGTCCAGTCCGCCGGGGACAGAACCGTTTCATGGCATACACCACCAGCATGAGATTCTGATCATTGATGATGATGTTGAACTGGTGGCTTTTTTACGCGAATCCCTTGAAAAGCAGTCCTATTATGTCAGCATTGCCTTGTCCGCCGAGCGCGGACTGAAAATATTTTACGAAAGCAAGCCGGATCTGATCCTGCTGGATATTCTGCTCCCGGACCAGAGTGGAATTGATGTGCTGCGGCAAATCATCGGCAAGGCCAAAAAAGAACGGATTCCCATCATCATCGTCAGCGGCGAGCATTCCAAGGATATTCAAATGTACGCCTATTCGCTGGGGGTGATGGACTATCTGCCGAAGCCGCTGGACATCGATCTGTTCCTGGTGCTGATCAAAAACCGGTTTGAGCTGAAGCGGGAGTGGCAGGAATCGGTGATTGTGGATGAGCTGACCGGTGCGTTCAACCGCAAGTACTTCAATCAGACGATGAAGCGGCTTGTCTCCGATTTCCGGCGGACCGGCCGGATTTTTTCGGTGGCGCTGATGGATCTGGATCATTTCAAGCATGTGAATGACACCTATGGCCATCTGGTCGGCGATGAAGTGCTGCAGACTTTTTCCGAGGCGGTGCGGCGTTCCATACGTGTAGAAGATACCTTTTGCCGGTTCGGCGGAGAAGAATTTGCCTTGTTCATGCCGAATACGGATTCGGCTTCAGCCCTCCTGGTGGTGCAGCGGATTCAGCGGGAGTTTGCCGCAAGAAGCTTTACCGCCAAAAAGGAGCAGTTTCATGTTACCTTTTCAGCCGGCATTACGGAGGTCCGCGAGGCCCTTCATGAACCGGACCGGCTGATCGGGGAAGCAGACCAGGCGCTATATGCCAGCAAGGCTGAAGGAAGAAACCGGACCACCCTGTATACCAAGCAGCTCGGCACCGGCCAGGAAGAATCGCTGCTGAATGTGATTGTCGTCGATGACGACGCTCTGATCCGCCGGATTGTGACCCAGCATTTCGCCGTCTGGGAACCGGCGGGCATTGGCCATGTGAAGGTCAGCAGCTATGCAGGCGGCCCGCAGTTTCTGAAATCGGACTGGTATGTGCAAGGCGGTAAATATATTATTTTGCTTGATGGCATCATGCCGGAGCTGGACGGACTGGAGGTCCTGGAGCGGATTCGCAGCAGCTACCCGGAAGTGAATATTCTCGTAATCATGCTGACCGGACGGAATAACCAGCGCGATATCATCCATGCCTTGCAAATGGGTGCCGATGATTACGTGGTAAAGCCGTTTCATTTGCCGGAATTGCTGAGCAGAATAGAGCGGCTGGCACACAGATTTCTGTTCTGA
- a CDS encoding Hpt domain-containing protein, which yields MTTRKYKELVAQRTRQTLHNWSSQEFVSEKDIYRFLHNLKGTAGTVGLVKVEQQAGSIMLYFSEDVHRSWTEAEWGITYTRFWSFWTMSKMKRIRCCRGPVRRGQNRFMAYTTSMRF from the coding sequence ATGACAACGAGAAAATACAAAGAGCTGGTCGCGCAACGTACCAGACAAACACTCCACAATTGGTCTTCACAGGAATTCGTCAGCGAAAAAGATATTTACCGTTTCCTGCATAATTTGAAGGGTACCGCCGGAACGGTGGGACTCGTCAAGGTCGAGCAGCAGGCGGGCAGCATCATGCTGTATTTCTCGGAAGATGTTCATCGCAGCTGGACGGAAGCGGAATGGGGGATTACCTATACCCGCTTTTGGAGCTTTTGGACGATGAGCAAGATGAAGCGCATCCGATGCTGCAGGGGTCCAGTCCGCCGGGGACAGAACCGTTTCATGGCATACACCACCAGCATGAGATTCTGA
- a CDS encoding ACT domain-containing protein, with translation MKGIITVLGKDKVGIIAKVCTYLAGHNLNILDISQTIIQDYFNMMMIVDISAPSKSFEEIVEDLQQVGEEIGVEIKLQHEDIFNIMHRI, from the coding sequence TTGAAGGGGATTATCACAGTACTGGGAAAAGACAAAGTCGGTATTATTGCCAAGGTCTGCACCTATCTCGCAGGCCACAATTTGAACATTCTGGACATTTCACAGACCATCATACAGGATTACTTCAACATGATGATGATCGTGGATATTTCCGCACCCAGCAAATCCTTTGAAGAGATTGTGGAGGATCTGCAGCAGGTGGGTGAAGAGATCGGCGTGGAAATCAAGCTTCAGCATGAGGATATCTTCAATATTATGCATCGGATTTAA
- a CDS encoding sigma-70 family RNA polymerase sigma factor: MKDRDSKAGNTAPQIAGELSVEEIYRSYNRYAFSIAYRMLGTVADAEDAVQDCFAGLQQKELSGVLNMKAYLAKGITNRCLNILSSARSRRETYIGEWLPEPVSEAYDGPEASVERKDTLSYAFLVLLERLSPTERAVFVLREAFQYEYDAIAEMVGKSGSNCRQIFSRAKRTLQSKQLPPAAAGEGNPASREKLLRRFTAAFAAYDVGGMLALLAEQPVLIGDGGGQEVHTILRPMAGRKGVLALLTSRRVLQRMREWEVAVGSINGEPNLVFKQQGEVRAVLCLTLDRSGEQIQELYLVMAPGKLKHVSA; the protein is encoded by the coding sequence GTGAAGGACCGGGACAGTAAGGCTGGCAACACGGCTCCGCAGATAGCGGGAGAGCTTAGCGTGGAGGAAATCTACCGCAGCTATAATCGTTATGCCTTTTCAATTGCATACCGAATGCTGGGAACTGTGGCCGATGCGGAGGATGCCGTGCAGGATTGTTTTGCCGGGCTGCAGCAGAAGGAACTCAGCGGTGTGCTCAATATGAAGGCTTACCTGGCTAAGGGGATTACCAACCGCTGCCTGAATATCCTCAGCTCTGCGCGCAGCCGCAGGGAAACCTATATCGGAGAGTGGCTGCCCGAGCCTGTCAGCGAGGCTTACGACGGGCCGGAAGCGTCAGTGGAGCGTAAAGATACGCTGTCTTATGCTTTTCTGGTCCTGCTGGAACGGCTGTCGCCTACAGAAAGAGCGGTGTTTGTGCTGAGGGAGGCTTTTCAGTACGAATATGATGCTATAGCGGAGATGGTTGGCAAGTCCGGGAGCAACTGCCGGCAAATCTTCAGCCGGGCCAAGCGCACGCTTCAATCGAAGCAGTTGCCGCCAGCGGCAGCAGGGGAGGGGAACCCCGCTTCAAGAGAAAAGCTGCTGCGCCGGTTCACCGCCGCTTTTGCCGCTTATGATGTTGGCGGCATGCTGGCGCTGCTGGCTGAACAGCCTGTGCTTATCGGTGACGGGGGCGGACAGGAAGTGCATACGATTCTTAGACCTATGGCCGGACGCAAAGGCGTGCTGGCGCTGCTGACTTCGCGGAGGGTACTTCAGCGGATGCGTGAGTGGGAGGTCGCGGTCGGCAGCATCAACGGCGAGCCGAATCTTGTGTTCAAGCAGCAAGGAGAGGTCCGGGCGGTGCTTTGCCTGACACTGGACAGGAGCGGGGAGCAGATTCAGGAGCTGTACCTGGTTATGGCTCCCGGCAAGCTGAAGCATGTGTCGGCCTAA
- a CDS encoding carboxymuconolactone decarboxylase family protein: protein MSLRFNYRAVNEQAFRAMMTLEQYGGGRIKDKVLYELVKIRVSQINGCAFCLDMHAKDLMKLGDYADHILLLSVWREVPLFTDKEKALLELAETVTLISQAGVPAALYDKVMEHISQEEFVDWIMVINTINSWNRIAISTGMYPGCFN, encoded by the coding sequence ATGAGTTTAAGATTTAATTACAGAGCGGTAAATGAGCAGGCTTTCCGGGCAATGATGACGCTGGAGCAGTATGGAGGCGGACGGATCAAAGATAAGGTATTATATGAGTTAGTGAAAATACGCGTTTCCCAGATCAACGGCTGCGCCTTCTGCCTGGATATGCATGCGAAGGACCTGATGAAGCTGGGCGATTATGCGGACCATATTTTGCTGCTCAGTGTATGGCGAGAGGTGCCGTTGTTTACAGATAAGGAAAAAGCGCTGCTTGAACTTGCCGAAACGGTAACCCTTATTAGTCAAGCCGGTGTTCCTGCGGCGCTGTATGACAAGGTAATGGAGCATATCAGCCAGGAGGAGTTTGTAGACTGGATTATGGTCATCAATACAATCAACAGCTGGAACCGTATCGCAATCTCTACCGGAATGTATCCGGGTTGTTTTAACTGA
- a CDS encoding MarR family winged helix-turn-helix transcriptional regulator → MLNSNREPIGKLVSQLHRQNQKYLVKELLPYGIGSGGQHIFLKLIVNHPGITQDQMTNEMKFDKATTARSVKKLEEAGYIERRTDPKDRRSSLLYPTPKAVTFAPVLQSILTDLDRKLTLDLGEEEVDQLIALLHKVNKNSANL, encoded by the coding sequence ATGTTGAATTCAAATAGAGAACCCATCGGGAAGCTGGTCTCCCAGCTCCATCGCCAGAATCAAAAGTATCTGGTCAAAGAACTGTTGCCCTACGGTATCGGCAGCGGCGGACAGCACATCTTTTTGAAGCTGATTGTGAACCATCCCGGCATTACGCAGGATCAAATGACCAACGAAATGAAATTCGATAAAGCCACCACCGCCCGCTCCGTGAAAAAGCTGGAGGAAGCCGGTTATATTGAGCGGAGAACCGATCCCAAGGACCGCCGCTCTTCCCTGCTGTATCCGACCCCCAAGGCGGTTACGTTCGCTCCTGTCCTCCAGTCGATCCTGACAGATTTGGACCGCAAGCTTACCCTCGATTTAGGCGAGGAAGAGGTTGACCAGCTCATTGCTTTGCTTCATAAGGTCAACAAAAATTCGGCAAATCTATGA
- a CDS encoding YbaK/EbsC family protein, producing MSIANVKEHFRRVGREQDILEFAASSATVEMAAATIGVIPARIAKTLSFRGTEESAILVVAAGDAKVDNKKFRESFGLKARMLSPEEVLEQTGHEIGGVCPFGLARDLEVYLDVSMKRFETLFPACGSTNSAIELNCDELAVYSGAQDWVDVCKGWNERPEPGEGSAH from the coding sequence TTGTCCATTGCAAATGTAAAAGAACATTTCCGGCGTGTGGGGCGGGAGCAGGACATCCTGGAATTTGCCGCATCAAGCGCTACTGTAGAGATGGCAGCCGCAACCATTGGGGTCATTCCGGCCCGGATTGCCAAAACGCTCTCCTTCCGGGGAACGGAAGAGTCTGCCATTCTCGTTGTAGCCGCCGGAGATGCCAAGGTGGATAACAAGAAATTCAGGGAGAGCTTTGGCCTCAAAGCAAGAATGCTCAGCCCGGAAGAGGTTCTGGAACAGACCGGACACGAAATCGGAGGGGTGTGCCCTTTTGGACTCGCCCGTGATTTGGAGGTCTATCTGGATGTGTCCATGAAAAGATTCGAGACTCTGTTTCCAGCCTGCGGCAGCACCAATTCCGCGATCGAGCTGAACTGTGATGAACTGGCCGTCTACTCGGGTGCCCAGGATTGGGTCGATGTCTGCAAAGGCTGGAATGAGCGACCGGAACCCGGGGAAGGATCAGCCCATTGA
- a CDS encoding MFS transporter codes for MDKSQPPPPHKERFPLSLLCLTLGAFAIGMTEFIIMGLLPNVARDLGVSIPQAGQLITSYALGVAIGAPVLTIFTHRLPQKKLLMILMCIFIFGNAVSVIAPTYTLLILARILTAFAHGTFLGVGTIIAARLVRPEKRAGAVSIVLAGLTVANIIGVPFGTFIGQQLGWRASFGAITVLGVVSLFGIIRFIPVIVQEQTANLTEQVRGLLNPKVLLILLTGALGCASLFSLFTYITPMLEEITGFAEHNVTWILVLFGAGVTFGNLIGGKLADWKLMPSLMVNFAILAIMISLFSWTLDNPVLTIINVFLWGIAAFGIMPGIQLRIMNLAHKAPLLATTSSHSALNLGNAAGAYLGGAAITQWGLSSIPWLAASLAALGLAGAWLSYLSTRSRQAALTAGDVSATSSS; via the coding sequence GTGGACAAAAGCCAACCGCCGCCGCCGCATAAAGAGCGTTTCCCGCTGTCCTTGCTCTGCCTGACTTTGGGCGCTTTTGCAATCGGCATGACCGAGTTCATCATCATGGGGCTTTTGCCCAACGTTGCCAGAGATCTAGGGGTGAGTATTCCGCAGGCCGGACAGCTCATTACGAGCTACGCCCTCGGTGTTGCCATCGGTGCGCCTGTGCTTACGATCTTCACTCACCGCCTGCCCCAGAAAAAACTGCTCATGATCCTCATGTGCATTTTCATCTTCGGGAACGCTGTGTCGGTGATTGCGCCTACCTATACGCTGCTGATTCTGGCCCGAATCCTTACGGCCTTTGCACACGGAACTTTCCTCGGAGTGGGGACGATTATCGCAGCCCGGCTGGTGCGGCCCGAGAAGCGGGCAGGCGCTGTATCCATCGTGCTTGCCGGCCTTACTGTCGCCAATATTATCGGTGTGCCCTTCGGGACCTTTATTGGCCAGCAGCTTGGTTGGAGAGCTTCATTTGGAGCAATCACTGTGCTTGGCGTCGTGTCCTTGTTCGGAATCATCCGGTTCATACCGGTCATTGTTCAGGAACAAACAGCCAATCTCACGGAACAGGTACGCGGACTGCTTAATCCGAAGGTGCTGCTGATACTTCTGACGGGGGCCTTGGGCTGCGCAAGCCTGTTCTCCTTATTTACCTATATCACCCCGATGCTGGAGGAGATCACGGGGTTTGCCGAACACAACGTGACTTGGATTCTGGTGCTCTTTGGAGCGGGGGTAACCTTTGGCAATCTGATCGGCGGCAAACTGGCCGACTGGAAGCTGATGCCCTCGCTTATGGTCAACTTTGCCATCCTGGCTATTATGATCTCCCTGTTCTCTTGGACGCTGGACAACCCTGTGCTTACTATAATTAACGTCTTCCTGTGGGGTATTGCCGCGTTTGGCATCATGCCCGGCATTCAATTGCGCATCATGAATCTCGCGCATAAAGCTCCGCTTCTGGCCACCACATCCAGCCATTCTGCGCTGAACCTGGGCAATGCTGCCGGAGCTTACCTCGGCGGAGCGGCCATCACCCAATGGGGCCTTTCCTCCATTCCCTGGCTAGCCGCCAGCCTGGCTGCCTTGGGTTTGGCCGGTGCCTGGCTCAGCTACCTGTCAACCCGCAGCAGGCAAGCCGCCCTGACCGCTGGCGATGTCAGCGCCACCTCTTCTTCATAG
- a CDS encoding extracellular solute-binding protein, giving the protein MNRTVRYVLPAVALLCLAACREGNAPAAGSGSADIRAIMAESAAYGRYEEPVVMRIGFKVPDSRLNTGDSNDNNPISRYLESLTNIKVIHSWEAKGEEPFTQKAQLAIDSNDLPDAMVVDRDQLQKLIDSDMITDLTETYKDYGSELIKDMYDSTQGEALGDAMRNGRLYGLPNVAIHADSPSLLWVRQDWLDRVELPAPRSFEDIEAIAKAFIEQDPDGNGKRDTVGLSAYNNIVYGTKPHVNGLDTLFSALHAFPTNWIRDSRGNVVYGSITPETKEALGKLADWYKRGLIDPDFALYKETQEPIISGKAGMFFGPWWMPYYPLSEAVALDTRAEWRAYAAPLDASGKFVTHMAPVTDRYLVVRKGYEHPEAVVKLLNVFTRLERRRDPNLEAVRSLDDFSAQTGIQPRAYYPFDLLIDYADAIEKHYADMQQALHGKIDPDSLDPDTHLLYDLWLADEEQPKKNLEGWKAANAYKYGVSVLSTTAIERVRSVFYGSTLHMRSNWPELQKLESETFLNIIVGDSPLSDFDVFAAKWRSLGGDAITQEVAKAVNIRDEDKQGGE; this is encoded by the coding sequence GTGAACAGAACCGTCAGATATGTTCTTCCTGCTGTGGCGCTGCTCTGCCTTGCGGCCTGCCGGGAGGGCAATGCCCCGGCAGCAGGCTCAGGGAGTGCAGACATTCGGGCAATTATGGCGGAATCTGCTGCTTACGGGAGATATGAAGAGCCGGTAGTGATGCGGATCGGCTTCAAAGTGCCCGATTCCCGGCTCAATACGGGAGACAGCAATGACAATAATCCCATTTCCCGCTATTTGGAGAGTCTGACGAATATCAAGGTCATTCATTCCTGGGAAGCGAAAGGGGAAGAACCGTTTACGCAAAAAGCGCAGCTGGCGATTGACAGCAACGATCTCCCGGATGCGATGGTTGTGGACAGGGACCAGCTTCAAAAATTGATCGACAGCGACATGATTACCGATCTCACCGAAACCTACAAGGATTACGGGTCTGAGCTAATCAAAGATATGTATGATTCGACCCAAGGCGAAGCGCTTGGGGATGCAATGCGGAACGGCAGGCTCTACGGCCTGCCCAACGTGGCGATCCATGCGGATTCGCCGTCCCTGCTGTGGGTCCGCCAGGATTGGCTGGACCGGGTGGAGCTTCCGGCTCCGCGCAGCTTCGAGGATATTGAAGCTATCGCCAAGGCGTTTATCGAGCAAGACCCGGATGGCAACGGGAAGCGGGATACCGTTGGCCTTAGCGCATACAACAATATCGTGTACGGCACAAAGCCTCATGTCAACGGCTTGGACACCTTGTTCAGCGCATTACATGCGTTCCCTACCAATTGGATCAGGGACAGCCGGGGCAATGTTGTCTATGGCTCAATCACCCCGGAGACCAAAGAGGCGCTGGGCAAGCTGGCCGACTGGTATAAGCGGGGGTTGATTGATCCGGACTTTGCCCTGTATAAGGAAACGCAGGAGCCGATTATTTCCGGCAAAGCGGGGATGTTCTTCGGCCCGTGGTGGATGCCCTATTATCCGCTGTCAGAGGCGGTTGCTCTGGACACCAGGGCGGAATGGAGGGCCTATGCCGCCCCGCTTGATGCTTCAGGCAAATTCGTAACTCATATGGCTCCGGTCACCGACCGCTATCTTGTCGTCCGCAAAGGCTATGAGCATCCCGAAGCTGTGGTGAAGCTGCTGAATGTGTTCACCCGGCTGGAACGGCGAAGAGATCCGAACCTGGAGGCGGTCCGAAGCCTGGATGATTTTTCGGCGCAGACCGGCATCCAGCCGAGGGCGTATTATCCCTTTGATCTGCTGATTGATTATGCAGATGCGATTGAGAAGCATTATGCGGATATGCAGCAGGCGCTCCACGGCAAGATCGACCCCGATTCTCTGGACCCGGACACTCATTTGCTGTATGATCTCTGGCTTGCCGATGAGGAGCAGCCCAAAAAAAATCTGGAGGGCTGGAAAGCGGCCAATGCCTACAAATACGGGGTTTCTGTGTTATCCACAACAGCTATAGAAAGAGTGCGCAGTGTTTTTTACGGAAGCACACTGCATATGCGGAGCAATTGGCCCGAGCTGCAGAAGCTGGAGAGCGAGACCTTCCTGAACATTATTGTCGGCGATTCACCGCTCAGCGATTTTGACGTCTTTGCAGCCAAGTGGAGGAGCCTGGGCGGAGATGCCATCACCCAAGAGGTAGCGAAGGCTGTGAACATCAGGGACGAGGATAAGCAGGGAGGTGAATAA
- a CDS encoding response regulator, with the protein MIKAVVVDDERLVRKGFISLIDWSSFGVVIVGEAGDGNAALTLLREQEADLLFVDLTMPGMSGFELIRQVRQRYPAVRCVVLTCHHEFDYVQEALRLGAVDYIVKTLLEVENADETIRRLVERVKWEDSTRELLARGEGRVMAADAALLYLPQLPDSHEEELFRLSVTKNNPLLAFQNMWMSPLLSRVPDKETCRELKTVLGAGWQAALVSGLKNQLLQEVEEVLGKAVRHALFYYCGAEDPARLEFGELKRIAGERLSAGEDMLSEAQNLRWTLDREAWEGFASGVQQRQPAQEQISAFSHLLLHDWSGLLLKAEEAAQLEASAAGNLNWCHWKSWLRQFSGCVQQRMLELGLSKEVVFCLIRAVRFMKAHAGDKINQGDVAAEINMSRGYFSQCFARFAGETFGERLRGMRLELAKTLLLETYYPIGEIAGRSGFEDDRYFSRLFREHVGKLPSEYRAEGMKR; encoded by the coding sequence ATGATTAAAGCTGTTGTAGTCGATGACGAGCGTCTGGTGCGCAAAGGCTTCATCTCGCTGATTGACTGGTCGTCCTTCGGAGTGGTTATCGTCGGCGAGGCGGGTGACGGCAACGCGGCGCTTACGCTCCTCCGGGAGCAGGAAGCAGACCTGCTGTTTGTGGATCTGACGATGCCCGGCATGTCCGGTTTCGAGCTAATCCGGCAGGTCCGCCAGCGATATCCGGCCGTCCGCTGCGTCGTGCTGACCTGCCATCATGAGTTTGATTATGTGCAGGAGGCGCTGCGTCTGGGAGCGGTTGATTATATTGTCAAAACACTGCTGGAGGTGGAGAACGCCGATGAGACCATCCGCCGCCTGGTCGAGCGGGTAAAATGGGAAGACAGCACCCGGGAATTGCTGGCGCGGGGAGAAGGCAGGGTGATGGCTGCTGATGCGGCGCTGCTCTATCTTCCGCAGCTGCCGGACAGCCATGAAGAAGAGTTGTTCCGGCTATCGGTAACGAAAAATAATCCGCTGCTCGCGTTTCAGAACATGTGGATGTCTCCGCTGCTCAGCCGGGTTCCGGACAAAGAAACCTGCCGGGAACTCAAAACGGTGCTGGGCGCAGGCTGGCAGGCGGCGCTGGTGAGCGGACTGAAGAATCAGTTGCTTCAGGAGGTAGAGGAAGTGCTGGGCAAGGCTGTCCGGCATGCGCTGTTTTATTACTGCGGGGCGGAGGACCCGGCCAGGCTGGAGTTTGGCGAGCTGAAACGAATAGCCGGAGAGCGGCTTTCCGCAGGAGAAGATATGCTGTCAGAGGCGCAGAATCTGCGATGGACACTGGACCGGGAGGCTTGGGAAGGTTTTGCCTCCGGGGTGCAGCAGCGGCAGCCTGCGCAGGAACAGATTTCGGCCTTCAGCCATTTGCTGCTCCATGACTGGAGCGGGCTTCTCTTGAAGGCTGAAGAAGCGGCGCAGCTGGAAGCCTCCGCTGCCGGGAACCTGAACTGGTGCCATTGGAAAAGCTGGCTGCGGCAGTTCTCCGGGTGTGTCCAGCAGCGGATGCTTGAGCTGGGGCTAAGCAAGGAGGTGGTATTCTGCCTGATCCGTGCGGTCCGCTTCATGAAGGCCCATGCCGGAGACAAGATCAACCAGGGCGATGTCGCCGCCGAGATCAACATGAGCCGCGGCTACTTCAGCCAGTGCTTCGCCCGTTTTGCCGGTGAAACCTTCGGCGAGCGCCTGAGGGGGATGCGGCTGGAGCTGGCCAAGACACTGCTGCTGGAAACTTATTATCCGATAGGCGAAATCGCCGGCAGATCAGGCTTTGAGGATGACCGCTATTTCAGCAGGCTGTTCCGTGAACATGTCGGCAAGCTGCCAAGCGAATACCGTGCAGAGGGGATGAAGCGGTGA